From a single Pasteurella atlantica genomic region:
- the hemW gene encoding radical SAM family heme chaperone HemW, translated as MNIILPPLSLYIHIPWCVQKCPYCDFNSHAQKGIIPEEDYIQHLLKDLHQDLIRHQSAIQQRKLHSIFIGGGTPSLFSPQSIAYLLNEIKQLIDFDDNIEITLEANPGTAEAEKFIGYAEAGVNRLSMGIQSFEPEKLLKLGRIHDGNEAKQAVRFAQHSAKFGLKSFNMDLMHGLPNQSVDQALSDLKQAVELSPPHLSWYQLTIEPNTLYYYRPPTLPDDDDLWDIFEQGHQILTNAGYEQYETSAYAKKGFQCKHNLNYWRFGDYLAIGCGSHGKISYSNGEIYRFNKTKHPKGYMRGDYLYEENQIEIDDRSFEYFMNRFRLLEATPKIEFEQYTGLNRNSVTLEIEKAIEKGYIIDTINHWQITHKGKLFLNELLTIFLKD; from the coding sequence ATGAACATTATTCTTCCTCCTTTAAGCCTCTATATCCATATCCCTTGGTGTGTGCAAAAATGCCCTTATTGTGATTTTAACTCACATGCTCAAAAAGGGATTATTCCCGAAGAGGATTATATTCAGCATTTGTTAAAAGATTTACATCAGGATCTAATCCGTCATCAAAGTGCAATACAACAACGTAAACTACACTCTATCTTTATTGGAGGGGGAACGCCAAGTCTGTTTTCACCGCAATCTATTGCTTATTTACTCAATGAAATTAAGCAGTTAATTGATTTTGATGATAATATTGAAATTACCTTAGAGGCAAATCCCGGTACGGCAGAAGCAGAAAAATTTATTGGTTATGCAGAAGCAGGTGTTAATCGTCTTTCTATGGGTATTCAAAGCTTTGAGCCTGAAAAATTATTAAAATTGGGACGTATTCACGATGGTAATGAGGCAAAACAAGCGGTACGATTTGCACAACATTCTGCAAAATTTGGTTTAAAAAGTTTTAATATGGATTTAATGCACGGTTTACCCAATCAATCTGTAGATCAAGCATTAAGCGATCTAAAACAAGCCGTTGAACTCTCCCCGCCTCATTTATCTTGGTATCAACTGACTATTGAACCGAATACCTTATATTATTATCGCCCACCTACGTTACCTGATGACGATGATTTATGGGATATTTTTGAACAAGGGCATCAAATTTTAACGAATGCAGGTTATGAGCAATATGAAACCTCTGCTTATGCAAAAAAAGGGTTTCAATGTAAACATAATTTAAACTACTGGCGATTTGGTGATTACCTTGCGATAGGTTGTGGTTCTCACGGTAAAATCAGTTATTCTAATGGTGAGATTTATCGTTTCAACAAAACCAAACATCCTAAAGGCTATATGCGTGGTGACTATTTATATGAAGAAAATCAAATAGAAATTGATGACCGATCATTTGAATATTTTATGAACCGCTTTCGTTTGCTCGAAGCTACACCTAAAATAGAATTTGAACAATATACAGGACTAAATCGAAACAGTGTCACGCTAGAAATTGAAAAAGCCATTGAAAAAGGCTATATAATAGACACCATTAACCACTGGCAAATTACCCATAAGGGGAAATTATTTTTAAATGAGCTTTTAACGATTTTTTTGAAAGATTGA
- a CDS encoding HAD family hydrolase — protein MFILDIDGCITDGKGQPIDLISLNQLKQQIHKAERGTMLCTGRSALYVEAIAQMLDLKTWCICENGAYIYHTETEEIIYNPNITPETKQHLKEIQEILTISPEFTNISKLELGKEICISLNPIGISIEQLYSLILDKIDLKGVNIAHSTTAVDITPLNINKENALLWLAEKFNINLKESVGVGDSMGDFGFISLCGYKACPNNASQQIKDIVDFVAESSSTKGLVEIYKYNTLNIWFLS, from the coding sequence ATGTTTATTTTAGATATTGATGGTTGTATTACCGATGGAAAAGGACAACCTATTGATCTCATTTCTTTAAACCAATTAAAACAGCAAATACACAAAGCAGAGCGGGGAACAATGTTATGTACTGGACGTTCTGCACTTTATGTTGAAGCGATTGCACAAATGTTGGATTTAAAAACTTGGTGTATTTGTGAAAATGGGGCTTATATTTACCATACAGAAACGGAAGAGATTATTTATAATCCTAATATAACACCTGAAACAAAACAGCATTTAAAAGAAATTCAAGAAATTTTAACGATATCACCTGAGTTTACCAATATTTCTAAACTTGAATTAGGTAAAGAAATTTGTATCAGCTTAAATCCAATCGGCATAAGTATTGAACAACTATATAGCCTAATTTTAGATAAAATTGATCTGAAAGGAGTTAATATCGCACATTCAACAACCGCAGTAGATATTACGCCCCTTAATATTAACAAAGAAAATGCGTTGTTATGGCTAGCTGAAAAATTTAATATCAACCTTAAAGAGTCCGTTGGAGTAGGGGATTCAATGGGTGATTTTGGTTTTATATCACTTTGTGGGTATAAAGCTTGTCCGAATAATGCTAGTCAGCAAATAAAAGATATTGTTGATTTTGTTGCAGAGTCTTCAAGTACGAAGGGGTTGGTTGAGATTTATAAATACAATACATTGAATATATGGTTTTTAAGCTAA